A stretch of DNA from Staphylococcus equorum:
AAAAAGCAATTGAAGCCGCAGATCAATTTCGGCCAGATTTGATCGTCATGGATATTAAAATGCCAAAGTTGAATGGTTTAAAAGCCAGTAAAATTATTGGTAAGAAACATGATATTCCGATACTTATCCTGACAGCATATAGTCATTGTGAGTACGTTGAAGAAGCTAAGCAACAAAATATCGTAAGTTATATCGTTAAACCTATATCTGAGTCACAATTGCTGCCAGCTATTGAAATTGCAATGTCGCAATCAGATAGTATGGGTAAACTCAAGCAAGAAGTGAGTGATACACGTTTGCAAATGGAGCATCGGAAACGTATAGAAAAGGCAAAAGGCTTACTAATGAAGCAACTTGATTTAACGGAAGAAGCAGCTTATCAAAAGCTTAGGAGAAACAGTATGGATAACCAAATAGCTATTGAAAAAGAAGCTTCAGCAATCATTAAACAATTGGGGTAATAGCATTACAATACAAGTGAATATAATCAAGCAAAGGTGCTTATTTGAATTAATCAAATAGGCACCTTTTTGTTTTTTTATAGCTCATAAAATGGGGGGAACTATCATGGAACATATTGGTACAGTGATTATTTACATTATTATGGTATGTGCAGTGTTAGGTGCTTTTGGTGCAATTCGGAATGCGAATGAAGGTATAGGGAAGGAATTTATGGAAGGAATTTATACCATTGGACCTATCTTTGCTAACTCAGCAGGTATTATGGCTTCTATTCCATTCATATCGCAGTTTATAGAAAAATTCTTTGGACCACTTTTTGATAAAATTGGTGCGGATCCCGCTATAGCTGCAACATCAATACTCGCGACAGATATGGGGGGATATCAACTCGCAGATGTATTAAAGGATAGTTATGAAGGTTGGATTATGGCAATGATTGTTGGCTTCATGGCTGGTGCCACAATCGTCTTCACAATCCCGCTTGGTCTCCCGATGTTGGATAAACGAGATCATAAATACATGGCTTTAGGTATTCTATCAGGTTTGTTGGCCATTCCTTTTGGCGTATTTATTTCCACGGTAATTATTTTATTCAGTCATACAAAAATACGTACAGTGATTGATACAACGAGTGCAGCAACACATGTGTTCCAAATTAGCTTGTCTACTGTGTTTATCAACTTATTACCGTTAATTATTTTTGTAGTAGTAACAGCCATAGGGCTGTATTTCTTCTCAGATATTATGATTAAAATATTTATTGTCTTTGGTAAAATACTAGATTCTTGTATTAAATTGGTCTTTGTATTTTCAGTAGTAGAAATATTTACAGGATTATTTACAACAGTTTTTGGTGTTTGGGGATTTGATCCAATTATGGCGGATAGTGAAGATAACTTTAGGGCACTAGAGAACGCAGGGAATATTGCTATCATGTTATCGGGTGCATTTCCAATGGTTTATTTAATACGTAAGTACTTCTCTAAAGGTCTGCATAGTGTTGGGAGTAAAGTAGGACTCAGTGAAGTAGGTAGTGCTGGGTTTATCGCTACGATTGCTAATATTCTAGCAATGCTTAAGTTAGTAAAAGATATGCCACCTAAAGATAAAGTGTTAAATATCGCATTCGGTGTCTGTGGTGCATTCTTATTAGGTGACCATTTATCATATACGGCGAATTTCCAGCCGACGCTCATACCAGCTGTATTAATTGGTAAATTGAGTGCGGGTGTTATAGCCATATGTTTTGCTTATATTCTATGTATACCGAAAGCGAGAAAATTGGAAGAAATTGATAGACGTTCCGGCATCATTGGAGAACATGAATATTTAGATAAATAAACATAAAAACAGGGTGGGCAAATTCATGCCAACCCTGTTTTTATGTGTTGAAGTACACATAGGATAAATATGCTTACAAGATTATTAAACTAAATACTCACATACTATAGAAGAAACACGTTATGAAATTTATTTAGAACACAGTAAAAGGAAGCGGGAATATGAAATCAAAGTGTAGAATTTGATTTCGTATTCCTACTTCCTTAAAAGCTGACTCGATATCTGATAACTACTGTGAATACGCTACTTATAGAGATGTATTAGAAATAGTTTGCAGTGATACCGCCGTCTACATTCATGTTTGCACCGTTTGTCCAATCCGACTCATCTGATGCTAAGTATAATGCAGCGTTCACAATATCTTCTGGTTTGCCAAATCTTCCAGTAGGTTGTCTATTTAATCTCGCATTTTTAGCTTCTTCATCTGCAACTAACCATTCCATTAATAATGGTGTTTCAATCGGACCAGGGCTGATTGCATTTGTGCGAATGCCTTTAGGACGAAATTGAATTGCTAATGATTTCGTTAAAGATACGACTGCTCCTTTTGAAGCGGTGTACGCATCTTGAGGCACTGAACAACCCATTTCAGCAACAAATGAAGCTATATTAATGATAGATCCAGAATTGTTTTTCTCCATTTCAGGAATCACATATTTCGTCATAAAGAAAATGCCTTTAACATTTATATTCATGACTAAGTCCCATACGTCTTCGCTTGTATTGACGACAGAATTATCTGCTTCTGGCATGACGCCAGCATTATTATAAAGCACATCAATTTTTCCATAAGTTTCAACTGTATCAGCAACCGCACTTTTAACATTGGCTTCATTAGCTATATCTACTTTGAAAAAAGAAGCTTCTCCGCCGTTATCTGTGATTGCCTTCACAGTCTCTTGACCGGCTTGTTCATCTCTCTCGAATACTGCGATTTTACCGCCTTCATTTGCAAACATTTGTGCGGCTACTTTACCCATGCCACCGCCAGCACCTGTGATAATACATACTTTGTCTTGTAATCTCATAATCGTTTTCCTCCTCAGTAATATATTTAACTTTGTTCGAAGTAACGCGAACGTTCCCAAGTTGTTACGAAAGAATCGAAGTCATTCTGCTCTGATTGTGCAGCTTCTAAATAGTGATTCGCAACATCTTCACCAAGGACTTTTGTTACCACATCACTATTTTTCCAAGTTAAGATTGCTTCATGTAACGACGATGGAATACGATCGATATTATCTTGTTCATAAGCGTTACCAACGAGTTCTTCAGTAAGTTCGATTTTATTTTCGATACCATATAAACCTGCGCCAATTAAAGCGGAGTAAGCTAAGTATGGATTCATATCTGCACCTGAAATACGTGATTCAAAGCGTAATGCGTTTTGTTCACCTACAACACGATAGCCAGCAGAACGGTTGTCTTGGCTCCATGCAATACTTACCGGTGCCCATGAGTTAGGCGCAAAACGTTTATAAGAGTTCACGTATGGCGCAAACATTAATGAAAAATCTCTCGTAAATTTAATGATGCCAGCTAAGAAATGTTTCATCGTTTCAGATTTTGGTTCTGCTGCATCATCACCTGCATAGAAAGCATTCGTTTTCGTGCCTTTTTTCATCATACTCAAATGAATATGACCACTTGATCCTGTCCATGCTTCGTAAGGTTTAGCCATGAATGTTACAGATTTATCGTTTTGGATACAGATTTCTTTCATACCATGTTTGAACATAATATGTTGATCAGCAGCATCTAAGGCGTCTGAATATTTTAAGTTGATTTCGTGTTGCCCTTTATACGCTTCACCTTTTGAAGATTCGATAGTAATGCCCATTAAGTGCATTTGATTTCTTATTTCTTGATAAATCGGCTCATTCTTACTACCTTGTAATAAGTTATAATCTTCATTTAAGTGACCGGCAGCTTCTAAATTGTCGTATCCTTGTTTCGAAATATCTTCAAATGAATTATTGAATAAATAGAATTCAAGTTCACTTGCCATATGTGGTGACAAGCCTTGTGCTTCTGCTTTATCAATTTGTTGTTTTAGAATGTTACGTGGCGCAATCGCAATCGGTTCACTACCATCTACGGTATATACATCACAAAAGACCATTGCAGTGTGTTCTAACCACGGTACAACTTTTAACGTATTCAAGTCAGGTACGGCTAAGTAATCACCGTAACCTTTGTCCCAGTTCATAAATTCAAAATTATCGTTTGTATCCATTTCAAAGTTTGTACCTAACAAGTAGTTACAGAAATGTGTACCATCAGATATATCATTTTCTAAAATGAAATCACCCGTGATTCGTTTCCCCATCAAACGACCTTGCATGTCACAAAAACCCATGATAAGTGTATCGATATCATCAGATTTAACTAATTCAAGTAATTGTTCCTTTGTAATATCGCCAGTTACTTTTTTGCCTTTAATATTGTTATTCATATATGACAACCCCTTATTAGTTTATTTAAGTAAAGATAATGAAATATATTTCAATTCTAAGAACCCATCTAATCCAAAGTGACTGCCTTCACGACCCATTCCACTTTCTTTAATACCGCCAAATGGTGCTTGAGGGACACTTAATTGAGTACCATTGACACCAATCATGCCAAATTCTAGTTTTTCACTGATTTTATAAACTGTATTGATATTATTAGAAAAGAAGTAAGCGGCTAAACCATATGGTGAAGCATTTGCAATATCAATCGCTTCATCTTCATCTTCGAATGTAATAATCGGTGCGACAGGCCCAAATATTTCTTCCTGTGCTATAGCCATTGTTCGTTCAACTCCTGTTATGACAGTAGGTTGATAGAAAAGGGTAGATGTAGAAATGTCAGCTTTAGCTCCACCAGTTTCAACTTGAGCACCTTGTTTTTTAGCATCTGCGACTAAGTATTCAACTTTATCAATCGCTTTTTGATTAATCAGAGGTCCTACTTGCGTATCCTCTTGATCACCTGGACCGACTTTAATTGTTTTTACACGGTCAATAATCTTTTGTGTCATCTCTGCTTTAACATCTTTGTGTACAAGTACAACATTGATGCCATTACACATTTGACCGCTGTTTTCGAACTTGTTATCAACGATAGCGTCTGCAGCGTTATCCAAATCGGCATCCGGTAATACAATTGCTGGTGCATTGCCCCCGAGTTCGAGTGAGATGCGTTTGACTTGATCAGAAGCTTTGCTCATTAATTTCTTGCCAATTGGTGTTGAACCTGTGAATGACATTTTTCTCACACGCTTGTCCTCAAATAGTTTGTCTGAAATGAGTGAAGAACTACCAGTAACAATATTTGCGACCCCTTTATCAATGCCAGTTGCCATTAATTCGTCGAAAATCGCAATTGCAATTCTTGGAGTTTCGCTTGATGGTTTGACGATGACAGTACAACCAGCAGCTAATGCAGGTGCAACTTTTCGTGCAACCATTGCGCCAGGAAAATTCCATGGTGTAATCAAACCACAAACGCCTACAGGTTGTTTTGTGACTGAGATACGTTGATTATCTGATGAAGGTGGAATGACCTCACCATAAATACGTTTGCCTTCTTCAGCAAACCAACGAATGAATTTAGCACAAACACCAACTTCACCAAAAGCTTCTGCGTATGTTTTGCCTTGTTCTTCACTCATAATCGTTGCGAGTGATTCTTGTTTATTTAATAAATTGACTGCCCATTGTTCTAAATAACCTTGTCTTGTTTCAGCAGTATAGTTCGACCATGTTTCAAAAGCAGTGGACGCACTTTCAATTGCTTGTTGTACGATATCTTCAGTTACACTTGGTACTTTGCCAATTGACTTTCCGTTTGCTGGGTTAACTATGGCGATGGTCTTGTCTGTTTCAACTTTTTCACCGTTTACCCAGTTATAATTTAAATTACGCGTCATATAATCTCCCCTTAGTATGCAAAAAGACGCCTATATACTCAATTTTTGTTAATTGAGATATAAGCGCCTTTGCTTAGTTGTTATTCACTTGGAAAAACTGAAAATAAAATTTTGAAACCCTTTTCAATTTCGAGTTAACCAAATATTACTAAATTTTTTAAATGTTGTCAATATTCAGATAATGTACTATACTTTGCACAAATAAGCGTAGGGGGTAGATTGAATGGGCAAAACGTTGGATTTATTACAAAAATTAATTACTTTTGATAGTTCTAATCAAGAAGTTGCAAATGAAACCATTGATTATTGTAAACAGTGGTTAGAAGAACAGGGGCTCAAATCTGAAATTATAACGAACAATGATTATAAGATGCTTATTTGTAATGTAGGCGAAGGTAGTAAGCGACTTATTCTAAATGGGCATGTTGATGTGGTGAGTGGGAAAGAAGCACAATTTGACCCTGAAATTAAAGATGGCAAAATTTATGGACGCGGTTCTGCTGATATGAAAGCAGGTGTCGCTTCATTTATGGTTGCAATGACTGAACTTCAAGATGTTGATTTAGGTGATGCCAGCGTTCAACTTCAATTAGTTACAGATGAGGAAATTGGTGGTCATAATTGTTCTGCGTATTTAACAGAGCAAGGTTATTTAGGTGATTTTGTGATTTGTGCTGAACCAACTCAAATTGGAATTGGCTATCAATCTAAAGGAATTTTACAATTTGATATTCAATTAAATGGTAAATCGGCACATGGTAGTAGACCTTGGGAAGGTGACAATGCCATTATAAAAGCCTATGAAGTATACGAAAAAATAATTGACTTGCCGTTTGCGAAACAATCTACAGATATTTTTGATGGCCCCTCCATCAATCTTGCTAAAATTTCTGGTGGTGAGGTTTATAACAAAGTACCAGATGTATGTACGCTTTCAGTTGATATTCGTTATTTACCTAACCAGGATAAAGATGACATTCTAGAACAAATTAAAGGTGTTACAGATGATGAAATAGCTGTGCATATGTCAGGTCCGAGTGTGAAAAATGAAATAGATAATCCTTATATTCAACATCTTGTAAAAGAAATTAAATCTGTAACTGGCAATCAAGAAGCCAATATTTTTGGACAGCATGGCTTTGCTGATACAAGATATTTTTCTAGATTTGATGTGCCTGCAATTGAATGTGGACCTTCTGGTGATGCGTGGCATGGCGATGGTGAATACGCCGTAGTAGACTCATTAGACCAATATAAAGATATCATTGTAGGTTTTGGAAAAACGTTTAATTAGAAATTAAAATTAAAGCGAACGCCCAATTTAATCATTGTGCGTTCGCTTTTTTGATAACTAAAAGTGACTAAATTAAACCAATCCATTGCCAGTAAGTGAAACTAAATAACACGATAAGTAAGTAACCGATAACAGTGATTGGAATACCTGTTTTTAAGAAATCTTTAACGGTAAATGTTTCGGTACCATATGCTAGCATAGATTGTGGCGAACTAACAGGAAGTAAGAAGCCAAAGCTAATTACAAATTGCTGTATGAGCACAAAGGCCATAGACTGTTCTCCTAAATCTAATGTGGTCGTGAGTGAAATGAATACTGGAATCAATGCAGAAGCCAAACTTGTGGCACTCGCAAAACCTAAATGAATCAATATATTAAACAAAGCAATTAAAGCAATCGTCATCACTAATGGATAATGTTCGAGACCGATAAGCCCAAAGGTTTGATCACTTAACCATTGCGCAGCAGTTGTTTTTAATAACACGTTACCTAACGAAATACCCACACCAAATACAATAATCGTTCCCCATGGAATACGCGACTCAGCTTCTTTCCATGTCATAATACCAATTTTAGGGGTTAACATGATTGCTAGCGCTAATAAAATAATAGAAGATGAATCAATCGGATGTAGCACTTTTTCTGTAGACCAAAGTAAAAGTAATGCAATTGAAATAGCGATGAGACGCCATTCTTTAGCAGTGACAGGGCCCATTTCATGTAATTGTTGTTTAATCAGTTGTTTGCCTCCAGATATTTCATTTACTTCTGGTGGCATTACTTTTAGCATAATGAAATAAAGTGCAATAGACATCAAGATAGACCATGGACCAGCATACAGGAACCATTGTCCCCATGAGATATCTATGCCTAATTGATCATTAATAAAATTGATAGCAACGATATTTTGAGCGGCTGCCGTCTTAATACCTACATTCCAAATAGATACAGCCTGCACCGCCGTAATGATAAGTAAAGCAGCAAGTTTACTATTTTTAGAAATGCCAAAAGCAGTAACCATACCTAACAAAATAGGAATAACTGCGCCAGCACGTGCAGTTGCTGAAGGTACAAAGAAAGCTAGAAAGATGGCAACAATAATCGTCCCGATAACGATGCGATTAGTCTTATTGCCTACCATAGAAAGAACGATAAGTGCGAGACGCTTATGTAGATTTGTAATTTGCATTGCGGTAGCTAAAAACAGTGCTGCAGCTACCAGTGCAATGGCAGTAGATGAAAATCCACTAAAAGCGAGTTTCAATGCGTTGGTCGTCCCGAATAAGCTACTACCTTCTAAAACTTTACCGCTTGCTTGTGGATTGCCTAGAGACTCCGTTAAATTTTGTACGGGACTAAATCCTAAGAGCAAGATAATCAAACCGACAATCATCGCTGCTGATACAGGGTAAGTGACTGCTTCAGTTACCCATAAGATAACGGCGAATAGTAAGATAGCTAATGCACTTTTAGCCATGAAAGGTAAGGTGTCTGGCGTTGGTAATAGCATGATAATCACAAGCGCAAGCACACTGATGATTAGCCAAAGCGGTTTAAATGTGGTGTTTTTATTCTTTGCTGAATGTTGTTTCATCTTTAAAATGCTCCTTTTCTTAATTTTTCAATTTTATAATATCAAATCAGTAAAATGTGCTCACTATAATATTAAAAAGTTCATAAAAATGCCTTTAGTTAAGTAAGAAATATAAATAAAAGGATGAGAACCTACATTATAATGACTGAAAAATTGTGTGCATTTTATAAAATGTTTAATTTTAAAGAAACAGAGAATAATAATGATGTAGAGATAATGTGCGTGAATTTAAATAAATGATAATAAGGTGATTAAATGGATGCAAGATTTCCAATAGGAGAATTAGAAGTTCCAGATAATGTAACATTAGATGATATACAAAAATGGGCGAAAGAAATAGAAGGTTATACTGAACGCTTAAGAGAGACTGTAGACTCGCTAGATGATGAAGCGTTGAATGCAAAGTATCGTGCAGGGAGTTGGACAGTACGTCAACTTGTACATCATATTGCTGACTCTCAATTAAATATGTATCAGCGTTTGAAGTTAGCACTCACGGATAACAATCCGACCGTACCAGCATTTATTCAAGATGAATGGGTGATGTTGCCGGATAACGACTTACCTATCGAAAGCTCGATTAAGATGCTAGAAGGCATGAACGAGCGTATCGTAGCAATTGCTAACAATTTAAATGAAGATCAATTAGCACAAACATTTACGTTAAAAGATAGTGGCGAGATAACGGTAGCTAAAAAGATAGCAAAATTATCTTGGCATGAAGAACATCACTTAGCACATATTAAAATAGCATTATCTAAATAGTAGAATTGAGAAGGCCGTTCAAATTATGAGAATTTGAACGGCTTTTTAATTTGGTATGTAGTTGACTTAGTTGATTTATAGAAAATGGGTGTAAAATAACTCTTGAAAAAAGTCTGAGTATGATTTCTAATAAATTGCAAACTGAAAAATAAAGTGGAATTGTACACAATTGACAAACAAATTACATAAATATTACGTGTTTATATTTTATAATAA
This window harbors:
- a CDS encoding SDR family NAD(P)-dependent oxidoreductase — protein: MRLQDKVCIITGAGGGMGKVAAQMFANEGGKIAVFERDEQAGQETVKAITDNGGEASFFKVDIANEANVKSAVADTVETYGKIDVLYNNAGVMPEADNSVVNTSEDVWDLVMNINVKGIFFMTKYVIPEMEKNNSGSIINIASFVAEMGCSVPQDAYTASKGAVVSLTKSLAIQFRPKGIRTNAISPGPIETPLLMEWLVADEEAKNARLNRQPTGRFGKPEDIVNAALYLASDESDWTNGANMNVDGGITANYF
- a CDS encoding glutamine synthetase family protein, with product MNNNIKGKKVTGDITKEQLLELVKSDDIDTLIMGFCDMQGRLMGKRITGDFILENDISDGTHFCNYLLGTNFEMDTNDNFEFMNWDKGYGDYLAVPDLNTLKVVPWLEHTAMVFCDVYTVDGSEPIAIAPRNILKQQIDKAEAQGLSPHMASELEFYLFNNSFEDISKQGYDNLEAAGHLNEDYNLLQGSKNEPIYQEIRNQMHLMGITIESSKGEAYKGQHEINLKYSDALDAADQHIMFKHGMKEICIQNDKSVTFMAKPYEAWTGSSGHIHLSMMKKGTKTNAFYAGDDAAEPKSETMKHFLAGIIKFTRDFSLMFAPYVNSYKRFAPNSWAPVSIAWSQDNRSAGYRVVGEQNALRFESRISGADMNPYLAYSALIGAGLYGIENKIELTEELVGNAYEQDNIDRIPSSLHEAILTWKNSDVVTKVLGEDVANHYLEAAQSEQNDFDSFVTTWERSRYFEQS
- a CDS encoding M20 family metallopeptidase codes for the protein MGKTLDLLQKLITFDSSNQEVANETIDYCKQWLEEQGLKSEIITNNDYKMLICNVGEGSKRLILNGHVDVVSGKEAQFDPEIKDGKIYGRGSADMKAGVASFMVAMTELQDVDLGDASVQLQLVTDEEIGGHNCSAYLTEQGYLGDFVICAEPTQIGIGYQSKGILQFDIQLNGKSAHGSRPWEGDNAIIKAYEVYEKIIDLPFAKQSTDIFDGPSINLAKISGGEVYNKVPDVCTLSVDIRYLPNQDKDDILEQIKGVTDDEIAVHMSGPSVKNEIDNPYIQHLVKEIKSVTGNQEANIFGQHGFADTRYFSRFDVPAIECGPSGDAWHGDGEYAVVDSLDQYKDIIVGFGKTFN
- the eutH gene encoding ethanolamine utilization protein EutH produces the protein MEHIGTVIIYIIMVCAVLGAFGAIRNANEGIGKEFMEGIYTIGPIFANSAGIMASIPFISQFIEKFFGPLFDKIGADPAIAATSILATDMGGYQLADVLKDSYEGWIMAMIVGFMAGATIVFTIPLGLPMLDKRDHKYMALGILSGLLAIPFGVFISTVIILFSHTKIRTVIDTTSAATHVFQISLSTVFINLLPLIIFVVVTAIGLYFFSDIMIKIFIVFGKILDSCIKLVFVFSVVEIFTGLFTTVFGVWGFDPIMADSEDNFRALENAGNIAIMLSGAFPMVYLIRKYFSKGLHSVGSKVGLSEVGSAGFIATIANILAMLKLVKDMPPKDKVLNIAFGVCGAFLLGDHLSYTANFQPTLIPAVLIGKLSAGVIAICFAYILCIPKARKLEEIDRRSGIIGEHEYLDK
- a CDS encoding YfiT family bacillithiol transferase, whose translation is MDARFPIGELEVPDNVTLDDIQKWAKEIEGYTERLRETVDSLDDEALNAKYRAGSWTVRQLVHHIADSQLNMYQRLKLALTDNNPTVPAFIQDEWVMLPDNDLPIESSIKMLEGMNERIVAIANNLNEDQLAQTFTLKDSGEITVAKKIAKLSWHEEHHLAHIKIALSK
- a CDS encoding NAD-dependent succinate-semialdehyde dehydrogenase — translated: MTRNLNYNWVNGEKVETDKTIAIVNPANGKSIGKVPSVTEDIVQQAIESASTAFETWSNYTAETRQGYLEQWAVNLLNKQESLATIMSEEQGKTYAEAFGEVGVCAKFIRWFAEEGKRIYGEVIPPSSDNQRISVTKQPVGVCGLITPWNFPGAMVARKVAPALAAGCTVIVKPSSETPRIAIAIFDELMATGIDKGVANIVTGSSSLISDKLFEDKRVRKMSFTGSTPIGKKLMSKASDQVKRISLELGGNAPAIVLPDADLDNAADAIVDNKFENSGQMCNGINVVLVHKDVKAEMTQKIIDRVKTIKVGPGDQEDTQVGPLINQKAIDKVEYLVADAKKQGAQVETGGAKADISTSTLFYQPTVITGVERTMAIAQEEIFGPVAPIITFEDEDEAIDIANASPYGLAAYFFSNNINTVYKISEKLEFGMIGVNGTQLSVPQAPFGGIKESGMGREGSHFGLDGFLELKYISLSLLK
- a CDS encoding ANTAR domain-containing response regulator; translated protein: MKSIMVVEDEAIVRMDIVEMLGEANYNVVAEVGNGEKAIEAADQFRPDLIVMDIKMPKLNGLKASKIIGKKHDIPILILTAYSHCEYVEEAKQQNIVSYIVKPISESQLLPAIEIAMSQSDSMGKLKQEVSDTRLQMEHRKRIEKAKGLLMKQLDLTEEAAYQKLRRNSMDNQIAIEKEASAIIKQLG
- a CDS encoding SLC13 family permease — translated: MKQHSAKNKNTTFKPLWLIISVLALVIIMLLPTPDTLPFMAKSALAILLFAVILWVTEAVTYPVSAAMIVGLIILLLGFSPVQNLTESLGNPQASGKVLEGSSLFGTTNALKLAFSGFSSTAIALVAAALFLATAMQITNLHKRLALIVLSMVGNKTNRIVIGTIIVAIFLAFFVPSATARAGAVIPILLGMVTAFGISKNSKLAALLIITAVQAVSIWNVGIKTAAAQNIVAINFINDQLGIDISWGQWFLYAGPWSILMSIALYFIMLKVMPPEVNEISGGKQLIKQQLHEMGPVTAKEWRLIAISIALLLLWSTEKVLHPIDSSSIILLALAIMLTPKIGIMTWKEAESRIPWGTIIVFGVGISLGNVLLKTTAAQWLSDQTFGLIGLEHYPLVMTIALIALFNILIHLGFASATSLASALIPVFISLTTTLDLGEQSMAFVLIQQFVISFGFLLPVSSPQSMLAYGTETFTVKDFLKTGIPITVIGYLLIVLFSFTYWQWIGLI